The genome window GAAACTATACATTCCGTACAACGGTTCCGGTATCCGCTCGTCGCAGATAACTATAAACAAGTACGAAACCAACGAGATACTTGCCAGGCACGGGGTACCGGTAGCGCACCATAGAATGGCATGGAAAGAAGATTGGCTAAAGGATAAAGAAGCATTTTTCCAGAGCTTAGAAGCTGAATTTAAATATCCGTTCATTGCCAAGCCAGCCGACGATGGTTGCAGCTCTGCTGTTAAGAAGATTAAGAACCGCGCTGAACTGGAAGCCTTTACGACATTGATCTTCCGTGAAATGGAGGAGCTGGATACAGAATGTGCACGCACCTTGTCGCTAGGTTTTAAAGAGGAGTTTCCTAACAAGCAGGGCTTTTTGGTAGAAACACTGATCTCCAGAAACGGCGCAAAGCACTTCCTGGAAATTACCGGTGGTTTGCTTACAACACATGCTCCGGATGGCAGCGTGAACTACGAAGTGTTTGAAGCATCGGAAGCGCTGGCTGAGGGAGAAGTACTTAGTTTAGAAGAGAAGTTCCTGGCTGGTGAGGGGCAGAACATTACGCCTGCGCGTTATGCTGCTGATCCAGAGCGCCGCCAGAAAATATCAGACCAGGTAAAGGAAGACCTGAAGCGTGTGGCCCAGATCCTGAACATTGAAGGTTATGCCCGAATAGATGCCTTTGTGCGTGTGCTGGAAAACGATGAAGTGGAGACAATCATCATAGAAGTAAACTCGCTGCCAGGCATGACGCCGGCAACCTGTATCTTCCACCAGACTGCCATCAACGGCTATAAACCTTACGACTTCATCGACCGCATCCTGACCTACGGCGTGGAGCGCACCAGAATGAAAGCAACAGTATAGTTAAAAGTTAAAAAGTTTATAAGTTAGAAAGTTGATTATAGTTAGAGAGTTTGGGAGTTAATGAGTTTAGGAAGTAGAAATCTTGCTAATTTCATAAATCACTGTTAATCTGTGGTTCAGACAATAAACAATTTAACAATCAACCATCAGCAATTAAAATATGTTAAAAGCGAATTCGTTTGCCGATGTAGTTAAGCACTTGGCTATTATGGCGGCTATAGTAGGAGTACTGGTTATAGGCTTCTTCTATTTTTACCTGCCATCCACTACCAATCATGGCGAGAGCGTGCCGGTGCCTAAAATTACAGGTATGTTGCTGCCCGATGCCGAAGCGTTTCTGGAAGAGCAAAATCTACTTTACTACATCAACGACTCCAGCTACAACTCCGACCGCAAGCCGTTTGAGATCCTGACCCAGGATCCAGCTCCGGGTGCCCAGGTAAAAGAAGGCCGCAAGATCTACATCTCGGTGAATATGAAAAACCCGCCGATGATCAAGATGCCGAAGCTGATTGATGGTTCTGTGAAGAATGCAGAGCTAATACTTAAGAGCTATGACCTGAAAGTAGGTAAAATAACGCCAGTACCAGACCTGCAGAAAAACGCCGTGTTAAAGCAGTTTGTAAATGGCAAAGAAGTAGCCCCGGGTGAGACCATAGCCAAAGGTTCTGTAGTAGACCTGCATGTGGGCGATGGACTAGGTAACACAGAGTTTGAAGTACCGGAAGTAGTAGGTATGCCAGTAGATGAAGCATCGGTTTTACTGGTAGGGCAGGGCCTTCAGATCGGTAACATACTTTACGTGCAAGGCAGCGGCGAGCCGGATGGTACTGTATTAAAACAGCGTCCGTTTGCAGAAGTAGGTGCCAAGATACGCGTTGGTGAACTGGTTGACCTTTGGGTAGCCGGTACCGAACCTGTCGAGACAATAGAGTAAACAACTATAAAGTATAAAACAACAACGCCTGCCAGTAATGGCAGGCGTTGTTGTTTTATACTTTCGCAGGTTACACTAAAATTTGAAATTTGCGTACAGATTTCTCGTTTAAAGTATAAATGCCTAACTTCTTACGCATTATACTTAACGCCCGATTCTATGAAAAAACTGTTACTGTTCGCTTTTATACTATGTTGTTTTAGTTTTACAACACTGGCCCAGGCTATACTTACCCCCTTAACATCTGAGCAGCGCAGCAACCAAAGTATAAACTATAGAAATGCGACATCAGTAGCAGCGGTTGGTCTCCCGTTTTTTGATGATTTTGCAACAGTAACCAATAACCCAGACCCTTCGCGCTGGATCAACGGCGGCGTATACATCAACAACCGATTTGCTTCTGGGCCTATCACCAAAAATGTAGCTACGCTTGATGGCGTAAATGCAGTCGGGCAACCATACCTGGCAGGCGCTACAAGTCCGGGTCCTTCCGATACACTTACTTCACAGCCTGTAAGACTGGGTACATTTTCACCTGCTGATTCGGTATACCTGAGCTTTTACTGGCAATCCGGTGGGTTAGGCGATGTGCCCGACAGAACAGTAGAGAACACTTTTTACCTGGTGTTGGAATTTAAGGATAATACAGGTAACTGGCAGCAGGTATGGCGTCAGAACGCGACTGGCGAAGCTACTGATTTTGTGCAGGTGTTTGTAGGCTTAAAGGATGCCCGGTATTTCCATAACGAGTTTGAGTTCAGGTTCCGTAACATTGGGCGCAGAAGCGGACTGCTTGATATCTGGAACCTGGATTACATAGAGCTGAATCAGAACCGACGTAAAGGGCAAAATACGACCCGCGATATCGCTATCAGCCAAATGGTAACTCCCTTACTGGAAAACTACACAGCCATGCCGCTTCACCAGTTCCTGGAAGATCCGGCTGCTGCGCTAGCTGATTCTGTTTCTGCTACTGTAAATAACCTGGGTAATGTACCCGGTGCCATTAGCTGGCGCGGTTTTATTAAAAGGGAGAATGCCGCAACTGCCGATACTTTTTTAATTGAACAGGGCCTGATTCCTGCCAATGCACGACAATATAAGATAGCTGGAAAGCCAACTATAGCTAACATCGCGCTCCCTGCAGAGAGCTTTACTTTAGTGCACGGCTTCAGATTAAATACCCAAGAGCAAAACCGTTTGCAGGCTGCCAACGATACTACTTTCAGAACCACTACTTTTGCCGACTACTTTGCTTATGATGATGGCACTGCTGAAGCAGGTTTTGTTTATCCTGCTAATGGTAACACAACGCAAGTTGCTATGCGCTTCGAACTGGCTAAACCTGACCAGGTACGAGGCTTTAAAGTATACTTCCCGAGAATAGGCGAGAACCAGGAAGGAAGAACTATAACTGTGAAAGTATGGCAGGACAATGATGGCTTACCTGGCAAAGAGCTGCATCAGCAGAGCTTCGAGATAAAGTATACCGAAGGTGCCAATGAGTTTTATGAAGTTGAGCTTAGTAAAGTAGTACCGGTGCAGGGTATATTTTACCTAGGTTGGAGCCAGCCAGCTTCACAGTTCATTAATTTCGGCTTCGACAGAAACAGCAATGCCCCGGGCAGCAGGTTTTTATGGAACAGCCAGAGCAACTGGCATGCAGATACTTTTCTGGAAGGTGCTGTGATGATGCGTCCGCTGATGACAGGTGTAGCGCTTGGTTTAGAAGATGAAGACCCGGTGGCGGCTGCTATACAACTATACCCGAACCCAACTACAGGAGTGGTGCAGGTAAACGGGCTCTACAAAGCTGTCAGCGTTTTTGATGTTACCGGTAGGCAAGTATACCAACAGCAACGCAATGCTCAGGTAAATAGCGTAGATTTGCGCCACCTGCCGGCAGGAATGTATACTTTCCGCATCGACACAGGTAAATCAGTTATCACTAAAAAACTTATATTAACACTATGATCACGACAGACATCACAGCAGAGGAACTGAAAGAGCGCTTAAATAAGGGCGAAACTCCGGTTATTATTGATGTACGCGAAGATTGGGAATTTCAGGAGAGCAACATTTCAGGAGCTCAAAACATACCACTTGGTACATTGCCACAGCGCGTAGAAGACCTGGAAGACCTGAAAGAGGAAGAAGTAATTGTGCATTGCAAATCGGGTGCCCGCTCGGCTTCGGCAAAGGCATTTTTGCAACAACAGGGTTTTAAGAATGTGCGTAACCTGCTGGGTGGCATACAAGGCTACAAAGGCTAAGTATAACCTACTGTAAAGTATAAAAGCCCGGGGCAACTATAGCTGTTCCGGGCTTTTTTGTCTAAAGTATAAATCTACTCAATTACAAATGGTGTAGGACTGAAGCAAAGTATAAATATCACAAAAGCTAAAATTCCTAACACCTTTCTAAATGGGGTAAGTGGTTTTTCGTTCGGACAGCTGGGGTGAAAAAGGCCCATTACTCTGGAAAGCAATAAACTATAAACAATCCAGCCACTATAGCCATCTGCTTCAGGGTAGAACGCAGAAATAAGCACCTGCACCACAAGTATAACTACGGCAGCATATAGTGCAAACTTCAGCTTTGGAACAGCCGGCTGCAGCACAAATATCAGGTATAACATGTAGGTGGGCCACACCCAGATGTAACCAGCCCAGTCTGGTAAGGTAGTCGCTAAACTATATTGCAACATCAGCATAAAAAGCGCTGCCCCCATACTATACCTTCTGTCATCCACTATTTTCCGGAAAGCCCAGTAAGTAAAAGGTACAAAGAACAGCATTAACTCTTCAGACCATAAGGGGGCATGATGCGGCGACACTACACCCAGACCGGCATAAAGTATAAAGAAGGAGAAAAAGATAGGGGAGAGCCTGTTAAACCGCTTATAGCCTATTAAACCATACAACACATGCCCGCCATCCAGCTGCCCGATTGGTAACAGGTTTAGCGCCGTAAAAAATAAGGCCAGGTAGCCAGCAAATAGTAGCGGGTAATGAATTATCTCATACGCGTTAGGTACCAATCCCGGATCTGTGGCAACATACTGCTCGAAGAACATAAACAGCAGGTTTTTGCCTAACGAGAAATTGCCAACGCCCTGCTCGTACACATGAGAGGCATAATCCAGTCCGTACTTCTTATACTCCGGGTGAATGGTGAAAATATGTTCCGGCGCGGGCAGGTGCGTAAACCCATACCATAACAGCGGAAGCGCAACTAAAAAACCGGCCAGGGGACCAGCTATTCCTATATCAAAAAACTGTTGCCGCGAGTAAATGCGACTCTTGATTCTTATAAAAGCACCCATGGTGCCGATAGCGGCTGTAATGCCAAACCACAGCGGAATATAAAAAGGTAATGTTACGCTGGTGTTATAGTGCCTGGCTGTAAAATAATGCCCAAACTCATGTACTGTTAGCACCCCAATAAATGGTACAGAAAAGTATAAGCCAGCCCAGAATTCAGCCCACGTTATACTTCCGGTCCAGGTAAACTCTTCCGGGCCTAGGAAAAATAGTTTGCCGGTCATCCATTCGGCACCTGCAATAGTGGTGGTAATGCAGGTAACTATAAACAGCAACAGGTGCAGGCCATACTGCCGTTGCTCCTTAGGAGACCACATCCTTAAAGAACTCATTTATAGTTAACGGCGGCTGCAGGTGCAGCGTATTTATGCCAAGGCTGTCGGCACTGTTAATGTGCTGGATGCTATCGTCTATAAAAAGTGTTTCAGTCCTGTCTAGGTTATTCTCTGCCAGTATCTGCTCAAAAATAGCGGCATCAGGTTTACGTTTACCTACAAGGTGCGAATAGTAACTCTGTTCGAACAGCGAATCCAGGTTAGGAATGGTAAAGCTATGGGCTACTAGCTCGTTAAATTTCTTAAGGTGTATGGCGTTGGTGTTGCTCAGCAAGAAGATTCTATACTTTTTACCTAATTCCTGTAGCAGGTCTATGCGTTCCTGTGGTATATCCAGTAGCATAGCGTTCCAGGCAGCATCTATTTCTTCGTCGGTAGCTTCCAGGTTATACTCGCTGCGCAGGTTGTTGCGGAACTGCTCGCAGGTGCTGTTGCCTGTTTCGTAAAGGTCGAACAGCTGCGACTGCGCTTTTTGGGTAAACTCCATGGCACTGCCTGTTTTACTGTACTTTAGCAGCTCGCGTAAGCTTTTGTTGTAATCTATATTGATGATAACTCCGCCCAGGTCGAAGATGATGTTTTTGATATTTTGTAAATCCACAGAAAATTTTTTGAGTTGCATTTGAAAATCTCGATACAAATATGTAGAATTGCACTCCCAAATCAAAGAAAGCACTTTAAGTGCAATCTTTCAGGGACGGGCCTATAGCTCATTCGGTTAGAGCAACTGACTCATAATCAGTAGGTGGCTGGTTCGATTCCAGCTGGGCCCACACTAAAAAGCACTTCTGATATACTTCGGAAGTGCTTTTTAGTTTTTAGGCAGTTCAGAACTAAGCCCATCTTGAGTTTAATTTCTCAGATTTATACTTTAAGAAAAACAAACAGGTTTAACTATAAAGTAGGAAAAGATTTATCCTTCTATTTAAACTGTGCAAGCCATTCCAGAGCACTGTTTTTATCAGTAAACATGCGTGTTGGATTCACAGGCTTATTAACAATTATGTAAAAATTAGCCATCATTTTTATAACTGTAGAGTTGGTAAGTATGGCATTGGCTATAATTCCTTCGTTGCCTTCATTGGCGAAGTAATCCCGGGCTTCTTTAGAAAAGTTTTTTATACTTATTGCGTCTACCAGGCAGGGATAATCTTTATTCCCGGTAAATTCTTTGCGGGAATTCACACAGGCTTCGGCTACTCCAAGGTCCAGATTCTCAATTTCTTTATAATAGAAGTGGAGGATGCCATCTTTGATAAACATCTTTACATAGGGTGTTTCTTCTGTTTGTATGCCCTCTTCCAAATTCTTTATTTAAAGTGAGATGTATTTTGTTATATTCTTGTTGAGCCACTTGAAGTAACAAGTATACTAAAATTTGTGGCAAAAATAAGGCACAACAATATAATAGATACGGTAGATGCTGTACTTGCTGTATCAAAAAAGAAAGGAATTATCCATCTGCATGCAGAAGATGAGGCACTTAGTGGTAATTCTCTCATACTTAATGGTAAACAGGTGCTCCATTTTGGTACCTGCGGTTATCTTGGCCTGGAACACCACCCGGCACTAAAACGTGGAGCAATAGATGCTATAGAGCGTTTTGGCACTCAATTCCCCATGTCGCGCACTTATATTTCTAACCCTTTGTACCGCGAACTGGAAGCCTTGATACAGGAAATGTATAAGGTGCCGGTCGTTATCTCCAAAAACTGCACACTGGCTCACCAGACAACAATTCCGGGTATTATCCGACAAACTGACTTAGTTATACTGGACCACCAGGTACATGCCAGCATCCAGGAAGCTGTTAAAAAGCTGCTTGCCCAGGGCGTAGCTGTGGAGATGATCAGGCACAATAACCTGGAAATGCTGGAAGAATGCATAAAAAAGCAACGCAACAAGTATAGCCGCATCTGGTACATGGCCGACGGTGTTTACTCGATGTATGGGGATTATGCGCCCATTAAGGAGATGATTGCCCTTGCCGAAAAGTATGAGCAGCTATACTTGTATGTTGATGATGCACATGGCATGAGCTGGGCAGGCGAACACGGTACAGGGTATGTTATGAGTCAGATGGATGGCGTGCTGTACCGCAAAATGGTGCTGACTGCTAACCTGGGAAAAGCTTTCGGGTCCTGTGGTGGGTTGTCGTTGTTCCCTGACGAGGAGTGGTATAATAAGGTAAATAACTTTGGCGGCCCGCTTACTTTTTCGGTACAGATAGAGCCAGCAACACTTGGGGCTGCTATAGCCTCTGCCAAACTGCACCTAAGCGACGAAATTTATACGTACCAGCAGGAATTACAGAAAAGAATAGCCTATTTCAATACATTACTAAAGCAAACTGACCTGCCGCTGGTGCACGAAAACAACAGCCCTATATTTTTTATAGGTACCGGTACCATGGAAATGGGCAATTACCTGGTAAGATCGCTGCTAAACGATGGCATCTATGTAAACCTGGCTACTTTTCCGGCTGTGCCTGCCAAAAACATCGGCATTCGTATTACTATCTCCCTCAACAACTCTTTCCAGGATATTGAGCAATTGGTGGCTAAGCTGAGCGCTAATTTTAATAAGGCATTAATTGAAACCAACCAGACACAGGAGAAGATCAGGAAGGCGTTTAAAATACCAATGCCAGCACCAACAGCTTTACCAGCGCAGCCAACTATAACTCATAACGCTCTGAAGTTGCAAAGTTATAGTTCCGTGCAAAGTATAAACGAGGCCGTTTGGAACAATTACCTGGGGCACGAAGGCATGTTTGACTGGCGGGGAATGCAGTTTCTGGAAAAATCATTCAGTAGTAACAACGAGACCGAGAACAACTGGGACTTCCGTTATTATGTGGTGACCAATCAGGAGGGCAGTATTATACTTATGACCTTTGCCGTAATTGCCCTTCATAAAGAAGATATTTTTGCACAAGCTTCGGTATCAAAAGTTATAGAGCAGGAACGCAGCTTAAACCCACAATACCTAACGGCAAAAGGTATAATGCTGGGTAGCCTCTTTACGGAAGGCAAACACATGTACCTTAACAGAAGCAATGCCAACTGGAGGTCTGCTCTGACGATGGTGTTACAGGAGCTTTTTAAAGAGCAGGACAGGGAGCAGGTCAGTAATATTATGCTTCGCGATTTTGATACCAACGACCAGGTAATGCATGAGTTTATGATTGATCAGGGTTTTGTCAAGATCGACCTGCCAGATTCATGTGTGGTTGAGAACCTGAGTGGCCAATCGGAAGAGGCATATGTAAGCGGACTATCCCGAAAAAACAGGCGCCATTATGTGCAGAAGATAAAACGAAACCAGCATTACTTTAATGTTGAGATTAAGAGCAGGCTGACAGAAGCTGAGCTTGCACATGCGTTCAGTCTTTTCCGGAATGTAAAGGAAAGAAACCTGGCAATCAATAATTACCTGTTCCCTGAGAAGCTGTTTAATGAAATTAATAAAAGCCCGGATTGGGAGTTTATAGTTTTATACCTGAAAGAAGAATTTAGTGATAACAGGAAGCCAGTAGCTGTTTGTTTCTGCCATATAAATGCGGCCAATATTTACAGTCCTATGCTGATAGGTATGGATTATGAGTACCTGATGGAATTTGGAATTTACAGGCAGGCACTTTTTCAGGTAATTAACAGGGCAAATAAATTAAACTGTGCAAAGATAAACTTCGGCATATCGGCTACTCTCGAAAAACAACGGATTGGAGCTGTCATTTATCCGAAAGTAGGTTATTTTCAGGCGAAAGATAATTTTACGATGGAATTAATGGAAGCTACTTTCATGATTGAGAAGGAGTAACGAACTTTAGTGCGAAGAAGACTAATTGGAGAATACGTGGACGTTCTACAGAAAAGAATTGAGGAGATAATAACGTTTATTGCTGAAATAGCTAACGGAAATTTCGATTATCAGATGGAAGTTTCTGAAACAGGCAACGAAATGGATGCCATTATTTCAGGAATAAGCATGCTTGGGCAGGAACTTAAGAATTCTACGGTATCCAGGGACTTTATGCAAAGTATTTACCAGGGTGTGGTAGATATGTTGCTTGTTTTAAATACAGATTACACCATCCGAAATGTAAACGAGGCATTTGAAGAATTGACCGGCTACAGGCAGAGTGAACTAGTTGGCAGACATTTTCTGGAGCTTTTTAGCGATAGCGAGAACCTGCGCCTGTTAGAGGCATTGTATAAACTGGAGAACGAAGGTAAATGCCTGAACACAGAATTTCTTCTGAAAACAGCAAACCAAGCTACCATACCAACATCATGTTCCTTTTCTTTTTTGAGAAATAATACCCAAGATAGAGACGGTATTCTGATCATTGCAAAAGATATTACTGAACTTAAAAATAAAGAGCGGGAACTGAACGAGGCCAAAGAGAAAGCCGAAGCTGCCAACGAGGCCAAAAGTAATTTCCTGTCCAGCATGAGCCACGAGATCCGGACGCCGCTAAATGGTATAATGGGTTTCACTAATCTGCTAATAAATACCGGGCTGGATAGCACGCAGGCACAATATGTTCACCTGATACAGAGCTCCGGAACCACGCTTACAAAACTTCTGAACGATATACTTGACCTGCACCGCATAGAACAGGATAAGGTGGAGATAGAGGCTATTCCGTTTGATATCAGGGCTACCATGGCATCGCATCTGGAGCCTTACCGTTATGTGGCCAAAGGTAAAAATATCTCGCTTAGCTATACTTTTGATGAGGATGTTCCGCAGGTTGTGATCAGCGATCCGACCCGTATTAACCAGGTGCTTGTAAACCTGGTAAGCAACGCCATAAAGTTTACCGAAAAAGGAAGTATAACAGTGCATGCTTCGCTGGCAAGTATAAGCCAGCAGGAGTCTTCGGCTATACTTCATTTTAGTGTTACAGACTCAGGAATAGGTATACCCGCAGAAAAGCAGGAGCTAATTTTCGAATCATTTACACAGTCTGATCAGTCTACAACGCGTAAGTATGGTGGCTTCGGCCTTGGCCTGGCAATCAGTAAAAAGCTGGTAAAGCTGATGGGGGGCGAGATGGGAATAATTAGTGGACAGGCAGGTCAGACGGGTACCACTTTCTGGTTTACTATAAATCTGGGCTACCTGAATGAAAAGACCACTGAGCCTGTTGAAGAGATGGAAGACGAAGCATTTAAGTTACGCGATGGTGTTCAGGTACTGGTGGTAGATGATAACCCGATTAACGTGTTGCTGATGCAGGATGTACTGGAGCATTTAGGTGCCAGGGTAACTGCGGCTGAGGGTGGCGAAGAAGCATTACAGGCAACGCAAAACCATACTTTCGACCTGGTTTTTATGGATATTCAGATGCCAGGTATGGATGGCCTTGAAGCAGCAGATAGATTACGTAAAGCAAACTTTAAAAAACCTATCATCGCTTTCTCAGCGAATGCTTATAAAGATGACATTGCTAAAAGTATAAATGCCGGCATGAATGGCCACTTGTGTAAACCCTTTACTACCCGCGAGCTTGTAAGTATACTTAAGAGGTGGGTTTAAAAAAGAAGGATACTACTAGCTCCCCAGAATAAAAAAGCCTCTCCCGAAACAGGAGAGGCTTTTCACTATCATTAAACAGGTTAGATCAATATTATTGCACACCACCACCGTCGCCTTGCTTGGCATCGTCATTGCGGATAGACTTTTTACGTTTTGGCGGACGCTGCTGCTCCAGTTTACCAAAGCGGTAGTCGAAGGAAACACGCACGCCACGGTTATAGTTGTTGATGCGCACATGCTGCTCATAAGCCCTTGCATTAGCCTCAGTAAGCGGTGCAATTACGTCATTTTTCATTTTCATGCTTTCACGGAATGGGTTATCCAAACCTACGCTAATACCACCTTTCTTATCAAACAGCTCTTTTTTGATAGCAATCTGGTGGAAAGAGAATGCTGCAAATCTACCTAGCAACTGAATACGCTCCGAGTTAAAA of Pontibacter deserti contains these proteins:
- a CDS encoding PASTA domain-containing protein; the protein is MLKANSFADVVKHLAIMAAIVGVLVIGFFYFYLPSTTNHGESVPVPKITGMLLPDAEAFLEEQNLLYYINDSSYNSDRKPFEILTQDPAPGAQVKEGRKIYISVNMKNPPMIKMPKLIDGSVKNAELILKSYDLKVGKITPVPDLQKNAVLKQFVNGKEVAPGETIAKGSVVDLHVGDGLGNTEFEVPEVVGMPVDEASVLLVGQGLQIGNILYVQGSGEPDGTVLKQRPFAEVGAKIRVGELVDLWVAGTEPVETIE
- a CDS encoding T9SS type A sorting domain-containing protein, encoding MKKLLLFAFILCCFSFTTLAQAILTPLTSEQRSNQSINYRNATSVAAVGLPFFDDFATVTNNPDPSRWINGGVYINNRFASGPITKNVATLDGVNAVGQPYLAGATSPGPSDTLTSQPVRLGTFSPADSVYLSFYWQSGGLGDVPDRTVENTFYLVLEFKDNTGNWQQVWRQNATGEATDFVQVFVGLKDARYFHNEFEFRFRNIGRRSGLLDIWNLDYIELNQNRRKGQNTTRDIAISQMVTPLLENYTAMPLHQFLEDPAAALADSVSATVNNLGNVPGAISWRGFIKRENAATADTFLIEQGLIPANARQYKIAGKPTIANIALPAESFTLVHGFRLNTQEQNRLQAANDTTFRTTTFADYFAYDDGTAEAGFVYPANGNTTQVAMRFELAKPDQVRGFKVYFPRIGENQEGRTITVKVWQDNDGLPGKELHQQSFEIKYTEGANEFYEVELSKVVPVQGIFYLGWSQPASQFINFGFDRNSNAPGSRFLWNSQSNWHADTFLEGAVMMRPLMTGVALGLEDEDPVAAAIQLYPNPTTGVVQVNGLYKAVSVFDVTGRQVYQQQRNAQVNSVDLRHLPAGMYTFRIDTGKSVITKKLILTL
- a CDS encoding rhodanese-like domain-containing protein, whose amino-acid sequence is MITTDITAEELKERLNKGETPVIIDVREDWEFQESNISGAQNIPLGTLPQRVEDLEDLKEEEVIVHCKSGARSASAKAFLQQQGFKNVRNLLGGIQGYKG
- a CDS encoding site-2 protease family protein, whose protein sequence is MSSLRMWSPKEQRQYGLHLLLFIVTCITTTIAGAEWMTGKLFFLGPEEFTWTGSITWAEFWAGLYFSVPFIGVLTVHEFGHYFTARHYNTSVTLPFYIPLWFGITAAIGTMGAFIRIKSRIYSRQQFFDIGIAGPLAGFLVALPLLWYGFTHLPAPEHIFTIHPEYKKYGLDYASHVYEQGVGNFSLGKNLLFMFFEQYVATDPGLVPNAYEIIHYPLLFAGYLALFFTALNLLPIGQLDGGHVLYGLIGYKRFNRLSPIFFSFFILYAGLGVVSPHHAPLWSEELMLFFVPFTYWAFRKIVDDRRYSMGAALFMLMLQYSLATTLPDWAGYIWVWPTYMLYLIFVLQPAVPKLKFALYAAVVILVVQVLISAFYPEADGYSGWIVYSLLLSRVMGLFHPSCPNEKPLTPFRKVLGILAFVIFILCFSPTPFVIE
- a CDS encoding HAD family hydrolase, yielding MDLQNIKNIIFDLGGVIINIDYNKSLRELLKYSKTGSAMEFTQKAQSQLFDLYETGNSTCEQFRNNLRSEYNLEATDEEIDAAWNAMLLDIPQERIDLLQELGKKYRIFLLSNTNAIHLKKFNELVAHSFTIPNLDSLFEQSYYSHLVGKRKPDAAIFEQILAENNLDRTETLFIDDSIQHINSADSLGINTLHLQPPLTINEFFKDVVS
- a CDS encoding DUF7793 family protein, whose amino-acid sequence is MEEGIQTEETPYVKMFIKDGILHFYYKEIENLDLGVAEACVNSRKEFTGNKDYPCLVDAISIKNFSKEARDYFANEGNEGIIANAILTNSTVIKMMANFYIIVNKPVNPTRMFTDKNSALEWLAQFK
- a CDS encoding aminotransferase class I/II-fold pyridoxal phosphate-dependent enzyme, giving the protein MAKIRHNNIIDTVDAVLAVSKKKGIIHLHAEDEALSGNSLILNGKQVLHFGTCGYLGLEHHPALKRGAIDAIERFGTQFPMSRTYISNPLYRELEALIQEMYKVPVVISKNCTLAHQTTIPGIIRQTDLVILDHQVHASIQEAVKKLLAQGVAVEMIRHNNLEMLEECIKKQRNKYSRIWYMADGVYSMYGDYAPIKEMIALAEKYEQLYLYVDDAHGMSWAGEHGTGYVMSQMDGVLYRKMVLTANLGKAFGSCGGLSLFPDEEWYNKVNNFGGPLTFSVQIEPATLGAAIASAKLHLSDEIYTYQQELQKRIAYFNTLLKQTDLPLVHENNSPIFFIGTGTMEMGNYLVRSLLNDGIYVNLATFPAVPAKNIGIRITISLNNSFQDIEQLVAKLSANFNKALIETNQTQEKIRKAFKIPMPAPTALPAQPTITHNALKLQSYSSVQSINEAVWNNYLGHEGMFDWRGMQFLEKSFSSNNETENNWDFRYYVVTNQEGSIILMTFAVIALHKEDIFAQASVSKVIEQERSLNPQYLTAKGIMLGSLFTEGKHMYLNRSNANWRSALTMVLQELFKEQDREQVSNIMLRDFDTNDQVMHEFMIDQGFVKIDLPDSCVVENLSGQSEEAYVSGLSRKNRRHYVQKIKRNQHYFNVEIKSRLTEAELAHAFSLFRNVKERNLAINNYLFPEKLFNEINKSPDWEFIVLYLKEEFSDNRKPVAVCFCHINAANIYSPMLIGMDYEYLMEFGIYRQALFQVINRANKLNCAKINFGISATLEKQRIGAVIYPKVGYFQAKDNFTMELMEATFMIEKE
- a CDS encoding PAS domain-containing hybrid sensor histidine kinase/response regulator; amino-acid sequence: MRRRLIGEYVDVLQKRIEEIITFIAEIANGNFDYQMEVSETGNEMDAIISGISMLGQELKNSTVSRDFMQSIYQGVVDMLLVLNTDYTIRNVNEAFEELTGYRQSELVGRHFLELFSDSENLRLLEALYKLENEGKCLNTEFLLKTANQATIPTSCSFSFLRNNTQDRDGILIIAKDITELKNKERELNEAKEKAEAANEAKSNFLSSMSHEIRTPLNGIMGFTNLLINTGLDSTQAQYVHLIQSSGTTLTKLLNDILDLHRIEQDKVEIEAIPFDIRATMASHLEPYRYVAKGKNISLSYTFDEDVPQVVISDPTRINQVLVNLVSNAIKFTEKGSITVHASLASISQQESSAILHFSVTDSGIGIPAEKQELIFESFTQSDQSTTRKYGGFGLGLAISKKLVKLMGGEMGIISGQAGQTGTTFWFTINLGYLNEKTTEPVEEMEDEAFKLRDGVQVLVVDDNPINVLLMQDVLEHLGARVTAAEGGEEALQATQNHTFDLVFMDIQMPGMDGLEAADRLRKANFKKPIIAFSANAYKDDIAKSINAGMNGHLCKPFTTRELVSILKRWV